A genomic stretch from Ureibacillus composti includes:
- a CDS encoding phage portal protein, giving the protein MKIPLISKLFQSRASPKNSFLGSTYSFFFGGTTSGKTVNERTAMQTTAVYACVRILAETIASLPLHLYRYTDNGKEKAVENSLYYKLHDEPNAEMTSFVFRETLMSHLLLWGNAYAQIIRDGRGNVLSLYPLLPDRMAVDRTSTGELYYEYRKDTGSVILRSEEVLHIPGLGFDGLVGYSPIAMAKNAIGMALATEEYGAKFFANGANPGGVLEHPGVVKDPSKIRESWNAVYQGSSNAHRIAVLEEGMKFQSIGIPPEQAQFLETRKFQTEEICRIFRVPPHLVANLDKATFSNIEHQSISFIDNTIMPWVTRIEQSMKKALLSETDKKEYFIKFNLNGRLRGDAGSRAQFYQIMRQNGVMSANDIRELEEMNMIPEEQGGDKYLVNGNFVDMSKAGAWTEKYEEG; this is encoded by the coding sequence ATGAAGATACCACTAATATCAAAGCTTTTTCAATCAAGAGCTAGTCCAAAGAATAGTTTTTTAGGAAGTACCTACAGCTTCTTCTTTGGTGGCACAACTAGTGGGAAAACAGTTAATGAAAGAACGGCAATGCAGACCACTGCAGTTTACGCTTGTGTGAGGATTCTAGCAGAAACCATTGCCAGTCTTCCACTACATCTATACAGATACACGGACAATGGAAAGGAAAAAGCAGTAGAAAATAGCTTATATTACAAGCTCCATGATGAGCCAAATGCCGAGATGACTTCGTTCGTGTTTAGAGAAACACTGATGAGTCATCTTTTATTATGGGGAAATGCCTACGCCCAGATTATCCGAGATGGCAGAGGAAATGTACTATCTCTTTATCCTTTACTTCCAGATAGGATGGCAGTGGATAGAACTTCTACAGGGGAACTTTACTATGAATACCGAAAAGACACGGGTTCGGTCATCCTTCGAAGTGAGGAAGTGCTTCATATTCCTGGGCTTGGCTTTGATGGGCTGGTTGGTTATTCACCGATTGCTATGGCTAAAAATGCGATTGGAATGGCCCTCGCCACCGAAGAGTATGGAGCTAAGTTCTTCGCAAATGGTGCTAATCCAGGTGGTGTGCTGGAACATCCCGGTGTGGTTAAAGATCCATCGAAAATCCGGGAAAGTTGGAATGCAGTCTATCAGGGTTCTAGCAATGCTCATCGAATTGCTGTCCTTGAAGAAGGGATGAAATTTCAAAGTATTGGTATTCCACCGGAACAGGCACAGTTTCTGGAAACGAGGAAGTTTCAAACGGAAGAGATTTGTAGAATCTTTCGTGTTCCACCCCACCTTGTAGCAAATTTGGATAAAGCGACTTTCAGTAATATTGAACACCAGTCTATTAGTTTCATAGATAACACGATCATGCCTTGGGTGACAAGAATTGAGCAGTCAATGAAAAAGGCATTACTAAGTGAAACGGATAAGAAAGAGTACTTTATCAAATTTAATCTAAATGGAAGGCTCCGAGGAGATGCGGGTTCAAGGGCTCAATTCTATCAAATCATGCGACAAAACGGGGTAATGTCAGCGAATGATATCCGAGAACTTGAAGAGATGAACATGATTCCTGAAGAACAAGGTGGCGATAAATATTTGGTTAATGGAAACTTTGTCGACATGTCAAAGGCAGGAGCATGGACAGAAAAATATGAGGAGGGATAA
- a CDS encoding phage terminase small subunit P27 family, with protein MAQRGRKPKPTALKALEGNPGKRDLNQNEPKPEKKAPRCPTWLEPEAKKEWRRMVKQLEQLGILTEVDMAAFAGYCQAYARWKEAEEFITKHGTIVKTPSGYWQQVPQVSIAQSYLKIMNRFCEQFGLTPSSRSRIVADKPSDADDPMEFMLFQGGGKGV; from the coding sequence GTGGCTCAACGTGGAAGGAAACCAAAGCCAACTGCGCTGAAAGCATTAGAAGGCAATCCAGGAAAGCGAGATTTGAATCAGAATGAACCGAAACCTGAAAAGAAAGCACCAAGATGCCCAACTTGGCTTGAACCTGAAGCTAAGAAAGAGTGGCGAAGAATGGTCAAGCAACTGGAGCAATTAGGGATTTTGACTGAAGTGGATATGGCTGCCTTTGCGGGATATTGCCAAGCTTATGCCAGATGGAAAGAGGCCGAAGAGTTTATTACTAAGCACGGAACCATTGTCAAAACCCCTTCAGGATATTGGCAACAGGTGCCGCAGGTATCCATCGCACAGAGCTATTTAAAAATCATGAATCGGTTCTGTGAGCAGTTTGGATTAACTCCTTCATCGAGAAGTAGAATTGTGGCAGACAAACCAAGTGATGCAGATGACCCGATGGAATTTATGCTCTTTCAAGGTGGCGGTAAGGGTGTATGA
- a CDS encoding terminase large subunit, with the protein MQMTRWNLCSFKVAVRVYDEEKAQHAVNFINCLKHTKGQWRGVPFDLLPWQDKIIRDVFGTVKENGYRQYNTAYIEIPKKNGKSEIAAAVALLMTCADGEWGAEVYGCASDRQQASIVFDIAVEMVDQSPALRKRFKPVMSMKRLVYKPTNSFYQVLSAEAYTKHGLNVHSVVFDELHAQPNRELFDVMTKGSGDARLQPLFFLITTAGTDRNSICYEVHQKAVDIIEGRKIDPTFYPVIYGIKDDDDWTDEKNWYKANPSLDHTIDIEKVRNAFISAKENPAEENIFRQLRLNQWVKQSTRWMQMEKWDACDEPVDLDSLRGRECFAGLDLSSTTDITAFVLVFPPRTEDEKFIVLPYFWIPDENLKVRVRRDHVPYDIWEKQGYIKMTEGNVVHYGFIEAFIEELGTMYNIKEIAFDRWGAVQMVQNLEGMGFTVVPFGQGYKDMSPASKELMKITLEKRIVHGGNPVLRWMMDNIFVKTDPAGNIKPDKEKSTERIDGAVALIMALDRAIRNENRESVYDGRGILIL; encoded by the coding sequence ATGCAGATGACCCGATGGAATTTATGCTCTTTCAAGGTGGCGGTAAGGGTGTATGACGAGGAAAAGGCTCAGCATGCCGTTAACTTTATCAACTGCTTAAAACATACGAAAGGTCAGTGGCGTGGGGTTCCTTTCGACCTTCTGCCTTGGCAAGACAAAATCATCCGAGATGTATTTGGTACGGTCAAAGAAAATGGCTATAGGCAATATAATACGGCCTATATTGAAATACCAAAGAAAAATGGAAAGAGTGAAATTGCCGCTGCGGTTGCTTTATTAATGACTTGTGCTGACGGTGAATGGGGAGCAGAGGTTTATGGCTGTGCCTCTGACCGGCAACAGGCCTCGATTGTTTTTGACATTGCAGTGGAGATGGTGGATCAGTCGCCAGCCCTTAGGAAAAGATTCAAGCCTGTCATGTCCATGAAGCGACTAGTCTATAAACCTACTAATAGTTTTTATCAGGTGTTATCCGCTGAAGCTTACACGAAACATGGATTGAATGTTCATTCGGTTGTCTTTGACGAATTGCATGCTCAGCCAAACCGTGAGTTATTTGATGTTATGACAAAAGGTTCTGGGGATGCTCGACTTCAGCCGTTGTTCTTTTTAATCACAACTGCAGGTACAGATAGAAATTCAATCTGTTATGAAGTCCATCAAAAAGCAGTAGACATTATCGAGGGAAGAAAGATTGACCCTACTTTTTATCCAGTCATTTACGGGATCAAAGACGACGATGATTGGACTGATGAAAAGAACTGGTATAAGGCCAATCCATCATTGGACCATACCATTGACATAGAGAAAGTGAGAAATGCATTTATTAGTGCAAAGGAAAATCCAGCGGAAGAAAATATCTTCAGGCAACTGAGACTAAACCAATGGGTGAAACAATCGACTCGTTGGATGCAAATGGAGAAATGGGATGCTTGTGATGAGCCTGTAGATCTTGACAGCCTCCGGGGAAGAGAATGTTTTGCCGGGCTTGACCTTTCTAGCACAACAGATATTACAGCTTTTGTGTTGGTGTTTCCACCAAGAACGGAAGATGAAAAATTCATTGTTCTTCCTTACTTCTGGATACCAGATGAAAATCTGAAGGTAAGGGTGAGGAGAGACCATGTTCCTTATGATATTTGGGAAAAGCAAGGATACATCAAAATGACAGAAGGAAATGTTGTCCATTATGGATTTATTGAAGCTTTCATTGAAGAACTAGGAACCATGTACAACATTAAGGAAATTGCCTTTGACAGATGGGGTGCTGTACAGATGGTTCAGAACCTTGAAGGGATGGGCTTCACCGTTGTTCCCTTTGGGCAAGGCTACAAGGATATGTCGCCAGCATCAAAAGAATTGATGAAAATAACCCTTGAGAAAAGAATCGTTCACGGTGGAAATCCGGTTTTACGATGGATGATGGATAACATCTTTGTGAAAACAGACCCAGCGGGGAACATAAAGCCGGATAAAGAGAAAAGTACAGAACGTATTGATGGTGCGGTTGCTTTGATTATGGCACTGGATCGGGCAATTCGAAATGAAAATAGAGAAAGTGTTTATGATGGTCGGGGGATATTGATTTTGTAA